TCGTCCACGAACTCCCGGACCCGCCCCGCGAGTTCCCGCGCCGCCTCGGTGTCGTCGTACTCCATACGCGACTCTCACAATCGAACGGTGTAAATCTATTTCCGGACTGGGCTTATCTTTGGTAGCGGAGCTGAAACACCGTGACCGACGACGCGTACTTCCGGCGACTCGTGGACGAAGACGCCCTCCGCGCCTACCTCGAAGCCGAACTCGGCCCGGCATCGCGGTTCGACGTGGAGCGACACCCGGCGGGCCACTCGAACGAGACGCTGTTCCTCACGTGGGGGTCTCGCGAGTTGGTCCTCCGCCGTCCGCCGCCGGGCGAGACGGCCGAGACGGCCCACGACGTCCTCCGCGAGTACCGCGTGATGGACGCCCTGCAGGAGACGCCGGTACCCGTCCCCGAGACGGTACTCGGGTGCGAGGACCACGACGTCGTCGGAAGCGACTTCTACGTCATGGCGCGCGTCGAGGGCGACGTCCTCCGCGACGCGGAACCGGAGCGGTTCGCCGAGACGGCGGCGCGCGAACGCGTCGGGTACGAACTCGTGGACACGCTGGCGGAGATACACGAAGTCGACCCCGGCGCGGTCGGACTGGGCGAGTTCGGCCACGCGCCGGGCTACACCCGCAGACAGGTCGACCGCTGGGGCAAGCAACTCGCGTGGGCGTTCGAACGGACGGCCGACGAGCGGTCGGTCCCCGTCCTGCGGGAGGTGGGCGACTGGCTGGACGAGAACGCCCCCGAACGCCATCCCGAGACGCTGGTCCACGGCGACTACAAACTCGACAACGTGATGTACGCGCCGGGGACGCCGCCGGACCTCGTCGCCGTCTTCGACTGGGAGATGAGCACGCTCGGCGACCCGCGCGCGGACCTCGGTTGGATGCTGTCGTACTGGCGTGACCCGAAGGACCCCGACCCGGCGATTCCGGAACTGGAGACGACGTTCATGGAGCGTCCGGGCTACCCGACGCGGCGGGAACTCGTCGCGCGCTACGAGGAGCGGACGGGAATCGACTTCGAACACCAGCGGTTCTACCGCGCGCTGGCCGTCTACAAACTGGCCGCCCTCGGCGAGATGTTCTTCCGGCGGTATCTGGAGGGCAACAGCGACGACCCGATGTACCCGAAGATGCGGGACCGCGTCCCGGCGCTGGCGGACCGCGCCAAGCGCATCGTCGACGGCGACGAACCGCTGTAGGCCGCCGCCGACGAGGCGTCGCCGCCGCGGACCGGTCACGTCTCCGAAACCGTGTCCCTGTCGACGCTCGCGTGTCTCAGAGCAGGAGCAACGCGAGTCCGAGCGTGACGCTGAACGCGCCGATGGCGCCGCCGACGACCGACTGCCGGCCCAGTCGGGTCGCCGTCCGAAGCGGCGACGCGTCCGAGACGACGGTCGGTTCGATTCGCCCCGGGTCGCTCGTCAACCGCCCGACGACGGTCACCTCGTCGCCGACGTCGAGGCGGCGTTCGAGATAGCGCCGGTCCCCCAGTCCGAACTGCCGGGCGAGGGCGGGGACGTCGGACCGGTACGCCGCCGCGGTCCCCTCGCGCCCCCGCCGGTAGTCAGCGATGGGGTCCGGCGGCGTCTCGTCCGCGCCGACCCGCCGCGACGACGACGCGTCGAGGCTGACGACTGCGTCGCCGTCCACCGCCACCTCGTCGCCCGCGTCGGTCACGAGGGTGAACGAGGTCAGGCGGCGGCCGCCGTCGACGCGAATCCACTCGGGGAGGTAGGCGGTGCCGAGGCGGCGTTCCTCCTCGTCGAACTCGACGGCGACGCAGTCGCGGCCGGTGAACGGGGCGACGACGGTGTCCCCGTCCGCGGCGACCGTTCCCTCGATTCGGACCGTGTCGCCCGGCGCGCCCGTCGTCTCGTCGGCGAACAGGACGCTGGCGCTCCGACGCGCGTGCAGGGCGCTGACGCCGGCGACGACGGACCCGACGAGGAGCATGAACCAGCCGAACACCATCGTCGCGTCGAGCATCACGCCCGACCACCTCCGCGCCGCGTCCGCGCGACGGCCGAACGGCGGTCGTGCGGGCGATTGGCCGGCGTTCCGCGCGTCGGCGTTCCGAGTGCCGGCGTTCCGAACGTCGGCGCGTCGGCCGTCCGCGTCCCCGGCGTCGTCGCCTGTCTCTGGGAGGGCATCGTCCGCCCCTTCTGCCTCCTCCGACGTGAAACGTGCGGCGACGACGCAACGCATTTGTGACGCGTCTATCAAGTTCCGGGTACCCACGCCCTCCATCATGTCCGCAATCGACGCCACCGACCTCTCGAAGCGCTTCGGAGACACGCTCGCCGTCGACGACCTCTCGCTCTCCATCCCGGAGGGAGCGGTCTACGGCTTCCTCGGGCCGAACGGCGCGGGGAAGACGACGACGATGCGGATGCTCACGGGCCTGTCGCGTCCGACCGACGGCGTCGCCACCGTCGGCGGCGCGTCCGTCACGGACCGGGACGCCCTCCGCCCGCGAATCGGCTACCTGCCCGAGGAGCCCCCACTGTACGAACAGGCGACGGCGTTCGAGCAACTGGAGTACGTCGGCGGACTCCGCGGCATCGACGCCGACGCGGTCCGCGCCCGCGGCGAGGAGTTGTTCGACGCCCTCGGACTCGACGTGGGCCCGTCGGACCGCATCGCCGACTTCTCGAAGGGCATGCGACAGAAGGTGGCGTACGTCCAGACGGTGCTGCACGACCCGCCCGTCGTCTTCCTCGACGAACCGACGTCCGGGCTCGACCCGCGGGCGGCCCGGACGCTCCGCGACCGCATCCAGCGACTCGCGGACGGCGGGACGACGGTGTTCCTCTCGACGCACATCCTCCCCGTCGTCGAGGAGGTGGCCGACACCGTCGGCATCCTCTACGAGGGGTCGCTCGTCGCCGAGGGCTCGCCCGCCGAACTCGTCTCGCGGGCCGAGAGCGGCGGCGGGACGCTCGAAGACGCCTTCCTCGACGTGACGAGCGCCGACCCGACGGCGTCGGCCGAGTCGGCCGCGACGGCGTCCGACCCGGACGGGACGACCGGGCTAGCGGAGGAGGAGACGACGCCCGATGTCTGAGTCGGGTGGACGCGCGCCCGACTCCGGTGCGGTGGCGTCCGAACCGGGGTGGGCGTCGAACGCCGTCCGCGTCGGCCGCTTCGAGTTCTGGCGGTCGGTCCGCGGCCTCCGCGAGAGCACGGGTCGGTTCGTCCTCACCGTCCTCGGAACGCTGTTCCCGACGGCGATGTTCCTCCTCCTCGGCGCTCTGCTGGTGGGGTCGGTCTCCGTCGACTCGGTCCCCGTCTCCGACGCGGCGCGGGGCGGCGTCGCCATGTTCTGGTCGTTCGTCGTCTTCCTCGTCGCTCAGCGCGTCGTCTCCACCCGCCCGCGGCCCGAGGCGGAGTCGCTCCTCCTGACGGCCGCCTCCACGCGGAGCGTCGTCCTGGGTCTGGCGCTGGCCGAGACGCTCCGCGTCCTCTCGTACGCGACGCCGCCCGTGCTGGTCGTGACGGCGCTGTCGGCGTACGCGCTCGGTTCGTTCGCGCTCCTCGTCGTCGTCCCTCTCGTCGTCCTCCTCGCCGTCCTCTCGGCCGTCGTCGCCGGGTCGCTCGTCGGCTACGGCGTCGCCCTCCTCCTCGCCACCTCGCCGTTCGTCGCCCGGCACAAGACGGCGCTCGGCGTCCCCGTCGTCATCGTCGCCATGGGCGCGTTCTTCGCCTTCCAGGCGCCCGAACTCGTCGGCCTCGACCGGGCGGCGTTCGCGTGGCTCCCGATGGGCTGGTTCGCCGACCTGACGGGCGTGGCGACGCCGGTGACCGGGTCGCCGCCGCGCGCGGCGGGCGCGTTCGTCGGCGCCGTCGGCGTCCTCGTCGTCGGCGGTGCCCTCCTCGAACGCGAGGCGTCGGCGCTGTGGTTCGAAGCGGCCGTCGACCCGTCGGCGACGGGCGACGACGCGGCGTCGGCATCCGCCCCCTCGCCCGGCGCCGTGACGGGCGGTTCGGACGGCGGGTCGTCCGCGTGGTCCGGCCTGAGCGCCGCCGTCTCGCCGTTCGCGTTTCCGGCGCGCGTCGACCTGCCGACGCGTCGCGTCGCGGAGATGACGCTCCTGCGCGCCCGCCGGGACCCGCGGCGACTCACGTTCCTCCTGACGCCGCTGTTCGTCTTCGCGGGCACGCTGGCCGGAACCGGGTCGCTGTCGAACGTCCTCTCGACCCTCCCGCTTCTCTGCGCGGCGTTCCTCCCATGGGGACTCGGCGCGGCGACGACGCTCAACCCCCTCGGCGACGAGGGGAACGTGCTCCCGATAACGCTCGTCGCCGCGACGCCGCGGCAGTTCGTCCGCGGCGTCCTCCTGCCGGGCGTCGTCTACGGCGCGCCGATAGCCGTCGTCCTCACCGGCGTCGCCGCCGTCGCCGGCGGCCGAGCGCTCCCCGTCGCCGCCGGACTGGCGGTGAGCGCGGGGTTCGTCACGCTGGTCGCCGCGCCCGCCGGCGCGGCCGTCGGCGTCTACCTCCCCCGGTTCAGCGCCGTCAGCGTCGGCCGGAGCGGCGACGTGCTCCCGCCCCGGACGCTCGCCGTCCTCGCTCACGGCGTCGCCGTCGTCGTCCCGTCCGGCCTCCTCGCCCTCCTCGTCGCCGCGCCGGCACCGGCGTCGGGCGTCGTCGCCGCCGTCTCCGGCGTGGCGGGCGTGCCGCCGGCGACGCTCAGAGCGAGCGTCGTCTCGCTCCTCGTCCTCGCGGGCGTCCTCGTCGCACTCACGGGCTACCGAACCGCGATTCACCGCGTCCGGAGCTACGAGCCGACCTGAACGCGCGCTCCTGCGGCCGCGGTCACTCCTCGCGGCCGAGGCGCGAGAGCAGTTCCGGGTCGGTGTGGAACTTCAAGACGTTGTGTACCACGGAGTTCCGGAGGTTCGAGACCACCTTGCCGTGGCGCTTGTAGAACTCGTGAATCCACTGCGACTGCGCCTGCGCCGACTCGAACATCATCACGGACTTCCACTGGTACTCGCCGTCCGAGAGGAAGTAAAACAGCGTGTGCGGGTCGTCGCGGATGTGGACCATCGCGTCGTGCCACTCGTCGGCGAAGTGTTCGGGGTTGAACTTGAACTCGAACAGCGCGAACGTGAAGTACTCCTCGTTCGGCACGATAGCCTCCCGAAAGACCCCCTCCTCGCGCATCCGGCGTATCGTCTCCGAGATGGTGACGTGGGACACGTCGATGTCGTGCTTCTCCGCGAGAATCCGGGTCAACTCCCGCGAGGAACGCTGCGGGTCCGCCGCCAACTCGCGGAGGATGACCGTGTCGCGTTCCTTGAACGTCCAGTCGGGGGCGTCGTCGTCCATCTGTGTCTCCGTGATTTCGGTCGTGTGTGGTGTCGCTTTCGGTCCGCCGTCCGATCCGATTCGAGTGGCGGCGCGGCGCGCACCGGCGCCGCTCAGAGTATCTGGTCCGCGACGATGTTCTTCTGAATCTCGCTGGTCCCCTCGTATATCTTGGT
This portion of the Halogeometricum rufum genome encodes:
- a CDS encoding phosphotransferase family protein translates to MTDDAYFRRLVDEDALRAYLEAELGPASRFDVERHPAGHSNETLFLTWGSRELVLRRPPPGETAETAHDVLREYRVMDALQETPVPVPETVLGCEDHDVVGSDFYVMARVEGDVLRDAEPERFAETAARERVGYELVDTLAEIHEVDPGAVGLGEFGHAPGYTRRQVDRWGKQLAWAFERTADERSVPVLREVGDWLDENAPERHPETLVHGDYKLDNVMYAPGTPPDLVAVFDWEMSTLGDPRADLGWMLSYWRDPKDPDPAIPELETTFMERPGYPTRRELVARYEERTGIDFEHQRFYRALAVYKLAALGEMFFRRYLEGNSDDPMYPKMRDRVPALADRAKRIVDGDEPL
- a CDS encoding ABC transporter ATP-binding protein, with the translated sequence MSAIDATDLSKRFGDTLAVDDLSLSIPEGAVYGFLGPNGAGKTTTMRMLTGLSRPTDGVATVGGASVTDRDALRPRIGYLPEEPPLYEQATAFEQLEYVGGLRGIDADAVRARGEELFDALGLDVGPSDRIADFSKGMRQKVAYVQTVLHDPPVVFLDEPTSGLDPRAARTLRDRIQRLADGGTTVFLSTHILPVVEEVADTVGILYEGSLVAEGSPAELVSRAESGGGTLEDAFLDVTSADPTASAESAATASDPDGTTGLAEEETTPDV
- a CDS encoding TetR family transcriptional regulator, translated to MSESGGRAPDSGAVASEPGWASNAVRVGRFEFWRSVRGLRESTGRFVLTVLGTLFPTAMFLLLGALLVGSVSVDSVPVSDAARGGVAMFWSFVVFLVAQRVVSTRPRPEAESLLLTAASTRSVVLGLALAETLRVLSYATPPVLVVTALSAYALGSFALLVVVPLVVLLAVLSAVVAGSLVGYGVALLLATSPFVARHKTALGVPVVIVAMGAFFAFQAPELVGLDRAAFAWLPMGWFADLTGVATPVTGSPPRAAGAFVGAVGVLVVGGALLEREASALWFEAAVDPSATGDDAASASAPSPGAVTGGSDGGSSAWSGLSAAVSPFAFPARVDLPTRRVAEMTLLRARRDPRRLTFLLTPLFVFAGTLAGTGSLSNVLSTLPLLCAAFLPWGLGAATTLNPLGDEGNVLPITLVAATPRQFVRGVLLPGVVYGAPIAVVLTGVAAVAGGRALPVAAGLAVSAGFVTLVAAPAGAAVGVYLPRFSAVSVGRSGDVLPPRTLAVLAHGVAVVVPSGLLALLVAAPAPASGVVAAVSGVAGVPPATLRASVVSLLVLAGVLVALTGYRTAIHRVRSYEPT
- a CDS encoding winged helix-turn-helix domain-containing protein; translation: MDDDAPDWTFKERDTVILRELAADPQRSSRELTRILAEKHDIDVSHVTISETIRRMREEGVFREAIVPNEEYFTFALFEFKFNPEHFADEWHDAMVHIRDDPHTLFYFLSDGEYQWKSVMMFESAQAQSQWIHEFYKRHGKVVSNLRNSVVHNVLKFHTDPELLSRLGREE